One region of Miscanthus floridulus cultivar M001 chromosome 19, ASM1932011v1, whole genome shotgun sequence genomic DNA includes:
- the LOC136527192 gene encoding uncharacterized protein isoform X1, translated as MDGLWWPVVVQVMVSVASPSPSPMVRSEEDLGPPWLRPLLGTNFFVPCRLHPELSKNECNLFCLGCTGDALCAYCLPAHRDHHVVQIRRSSYHNVIRVSEVGKLIDISHVQTYVINSAKIVFLNGRPQARPGKGVTNTCEICCRSLPDSFRFCSLGCKLGGMQWDPSLTFAIRPKRGQGSVDDGSGSDDSFSPKKPRRMAGFDLGRFERSGIRWSDDEGSRSNNGPFTPGTPPINRCRPSRRKGIPHRAPFYG; from the exons ATGGATGGATTGTGGTGGCCGGTGGTGGTGCAGGTGATGGTGAGCGTGGcgagcccgagcccgagcccgaTGGTGCGGTCGGAGGAGGACCTGGGCCCGCCGTGGCTGCGGCCGCTGCTGGGCACGAACTTCTTCGTGCCGTGCCGGCTGCACCCGGAGCTGAGCAAGAACGAGTGCaacctcttctgcctcggctgcACCGGCGACGCCCTCTGCGCCTACTGCCTACCGGCGCACCGCGACCACCACGTCGTCCAG ATCCGGCGTTCGTCGTACCACAACGTGATCCGGGTGTCGGAGGTGGGGAAGCTGATCGACATCTCCCACGTGCAGACGTACGTGATCAACAGCGCCAAGATCGTGTTCCTCAACGGCCGGCCGCAGGCCAGGCCCGGCAAGGGCGTCACCAACACCTGCGAGATCTGCTGCCGGAGCCTCCCGGACTCCTTCCGCTTCTGCTCCCTCGGATGCAAG CTGGGAGGGATGCAGTGGGACCCGAGCCTGACGTTCGCCATACGGCCGAAGCGCGGGCAGGGCTCCGTCGACGACGGGTCTGGCTCCGACGACTCGTTCAGCCCCAAGAAGCCCCGGCGGATGGCCGGGTTCGACCTCGGCCGCTTCGAGCGGTCGGGCATCCGGTGGTCCGACGACGAGGGTAGCAGGTCCAACAACGGGCCCTTCACTCCCGGGACGCCGCCGATCAACCGGTGCCGGCCGTCCAGGAGGAAGGGCATCCCCCACCGCGCCCCGTTCTACGGTTAG
- the LOC136527192 gene encoding protein RGF1 INDUCIBLE TRANSCRIPTION FACTOR 1-like isoform X2: protein MVMVSVASPSPSPMVRSEEDLGPPWLRPLLGTNFFVPCRLHPELSKNECNLFCLGCTGDALCAYCLPAHRDHHVVQIRRSSYHNVIRVSEVGKLIDISHVQTYVINSAKIVFLNGRPQARPGKGVTNTCEICCRSLPDSFRFCSLGCKLGGMQWDPSLTFAIRPKRGQGSVDDGSGSDDSFSPKKPRRMAGFDLGRFERSGIRWSDDEGSRSNNGPFTPGTPPINRCRPSRRKGIPHRAPFYG from the exons ATG GTGATGGTGAGCGTGGcgagcccgagcccgagcccgaTGGTGCGGTCGGAGGAGGACCTGGGCCCGCCGTGGCTGCGGCCGCTGCTGGGCACGAACTTCTTCGTGCCGTGCCGGCTGCACCCGGAGCTGAGCAAGAACGAGTGCaacctcttctgcctcggctgcACCGGCGACGCCCTCTGCGCCTACTGCCTACCGGCGCACCGCGACCACCACGTCGTCCAG ATCCGGCGTTCGTCGTACCACAACGTGATCCGGGTGTCGGAGGTGGGGAAGCTGATCGACATCTCCCACGTGCAGACGTACGTGATCAACAGCGCCAAGATCGTGTTCCTCAACGGCCGGCCGCAGGCCAGGCCCGGCAAGGGCGTCACCAACACCTGCGAGATCTGCTGCCGGAGCCTCCCGGACTCCTTCCGCTTCTGCTCCCTCGGATGCAAG CTGGGAGGGATGCAGTGGGACCCGAGCCTGACGTTCGCCATACGGCCGAAGCGCGGGCAGGGCTCCGTCGACGACGGGTCTGGCTCCGACGACTCGTTCAGCCCCAAGAAGCCCCGGCGGATGGCCGGGTTCGACCTCGGCCGCTTCGAGCGGTCGGGCATCCGGTGGTCCGACGACGAGGGTAGCAGGTCCAACAACGGGCCCTTCACTCCCGGGACGCCGCCGATCAACCGGTGCCGGCCGTCCAGGAGGAAGGGCATCCCCCACCGCGCCCCGTTCTACGGTTAG